The DNA segment TACGTTGGCCTTCTGAGATCACATGGCCCAGATATGAGACCTTTCTCTTCACCCACTGTAGTTTCTGGTGTGAAGCTTTAAATCCAGCCTGAGCCAGGACATTGCAGACAATCACTGATGCTTTGTGGCAGTCCTGCTCAGTCAGTCCTGTGACAAGGATGTCATCTGCGTATTGAAGAATGCAGGTTGTTTCTGGAAGGTGTATATCAGCCAAAGTTCTGTGCACTACAGCGGAGAATACGGCTGGCgagtcaacaaaaccctgaggaagacgggtccaggtgaattgacgtcccctataggtaaatgcgaaaagtggctgcgtctctgaggccaaagggacactgaaaaaagcagaacaaagatcaatcacagtaaaaaatctgtgagtcgctggtatagagttaacaacggtagctacatcgggcaccaaaggagctaacggaataactaatttattaatctcagGTAAATCCTGTGTtagcctccagcattttttatctgccttcaagacgggattaatcggtgtgttatacggtgaatgtgtctcgatcaaaacaccttgtgacaataaattgtcaataactggagcaatgccaacattcttctctttcgacaatggatattgtttaacaaaaatcggatggtgtgttttcatgagtgcatgatacggttttacctggatcaaacctgcctcatctttgtgagaggcccataatttagggttaacttcacctaaattcggttcatcaggcaggacctctgTACTACCTTGGAAAAAATCTTCCGGATGTGGCTGTGGCTCGGTTGAGAGCatgaggacagaaggaaaagacagtgagacattgcTTTCGAAAAACAGAATCTCCATTCCCATTTtatgcatcatatctcttcctaaaaggtttaaaggcgagtttggaattattgtaaagctatgataaaaattagtaccagtcggtgtcactacaggcaaaaggtgagttacaggacatgaaattggaacCCCATCTATTCCCACGGAGCGAATACTTTTTCCTGAAATGGGACCAGAATATTCACCCCTCAGCAATTGAAGAACAGGTAGCGCCAGTATCAACAAGAAAACAATAGTCTTTATTGTCTATGCGCAACGTGACATTAGGCAAGGTCGAAGGGTGATTACTGTAGGATAAAGTTATCATCGAAAAATCATGGGGTTCATCGCTCCGTAGGCTGCCCTATGCAGAAGTCCACTGGGTAGGATATTGCTGCTGTGTGGGCCTCTGCACGACTGCATGCTGGTCTGTATTCTCTACTCGCTGAGTGGGTATGCCCCTTCTCTCATCTTCCATTCTCTGTCTACAAGTTTTAACCCAATGACCAGACTTCCCACAATAATTGCACCTACCCTTTTTCctaaaacctcctccttgagttttgtaCTGTGGCTGGgatgcaccacttcctgttgcagcaAAGAACATAGTGGGTTCAGACTTAACTAAACCAGAAGCAGACTGAAAACCTTCAGCGGCATCTAAATCTCTAATTCGAGCACAGAACTGATCTACTTACTTCTCGAGCAATCTGTCTGTCGTGATGCGAATCAGTTGAGCCTGAGAAGCTTTCATGTTATTCAAACAAGTATTTATAAACAACACATTGTGTGTATCATCAGTTGGCAGTTTAGAATCATTCTCCCATGCTGCTTTAAAACGCACCACAAAGGCAGACGGCGTTTCCTTAAAACCTTGCTTAGTGTTAGCTGCATGTGAAATGTCACGCTTGGATGCTATTCTGTTATCCAGAAAATCCTTTAGCTCattatacatttgcattacattGGCATCGTTTTCCCAAAAAATCTGGTGACGATTCGCGGCCGTGCCCTCGCCTGTAATGGCATCATTAACTTGAGCGAGGGTCGGACATTTTTCTATGATCAACTCCTCTGTAACATCGTCTCCCAAAGTACGCAAAAGAATAGTTCTAAAATCAGGGCCCGTTAACTGTGCATACCGAGTGTGGCTTTTCAAGATCTGTACATATTTTGTGGGGTTAGTTGGAATAGGAAGACTCCTACATATAGCATCAATATCACTAGCTTTCGCTGGTTTAACATGAATTTCATTTCGCTCTCGTACAAATGCAAAAGCGGGCTGTAAAGACGCAGCAACAGGCAGCGCAGGATAAAGACCAGGGCTAGTAGACGGTGTCGAATTGTATGGCGGAGGCGATTGTTTCTTATTCAAAGAGCATTTAGAAGCATTGACTCTTTCTGGACCTTTGTCCCAGTACTTCTTCATATTTACCCATTTATCATAGGACTCACGCATATAAGTGTAGTCCCAATTCGGATCGCCCCATCCACCGTTCACCATGGAATACGCGTTTTCCATATCGAGGGTCTTAAATGACCCATGTCTAGGAAAATCATCTACCTGCGACATACATTCACTCCATCCTGCCAAATtatctaaataaggattagtcCAGTAACCGTAACGTTATGACCCATCTTCttaacacagaacaaagaacagacacacaacacttaatacacagacaatacacacaacactaggcaccagggggatcgcagtcttcaaacaaaaaaaataatccaatctCTCCAATTGAATCACAAATTTTGTTaggtaggagaaaaaaatagactataaagccaaaacaagattgaagtcttttgaaaaattttaaagtcttttcaaaatgtccgtttttctttagttccttttctctttctttttttttttttttttttttttcaattaatttttcatttatctatttttttcgggcatataaattatcgtggattcttttggatacttcagacaatatcgcctatattagacagaccgtaaaaaacgtcttctaatcttgcatcttacatctaaagtgaggaaaccaatgtcgcgacgaaatcatcccaccaaaggaaattatcattaaacaattaatgcataaccaagacacgaaAACATATGCAGCCCTATTGGCTGGCATACGGGACAATCCCCGCCAACAAGGAAGTACATTAAACTCACCTTGATGCGTGATTTCCCTTTTTGGATATTGC comes from the Silurus meridionalis isolate SWU-2019-XX chromosome 3, ASM1480568v1, whole genome shotgun sequence genome and includes:
- the LOC124382793 gene encoding uncharacterized protein LOC124382793 encodes the protein MSQVDDFPRHGSFKTLDMENAYSMVNGGWGDPNWDYTYMRESYDKWVNMKKYWDKGPERVNASKCSLNKKQSPPPYNSTPSTSPGLYPALPVAASLQPAFAFVRERNEIHVKPAKASDIDAICRSLPIPTNPTKYVQILKSHTRYAQLTGPDFRTILLRTLGDDVTEELIIEKCPTLAQVNDAITGEGTAANRHQIFWENDANVMQMYNELKDFLDNRIASKRDISHAANTKQGFKETPSAFVVRFKAAWENDSKLPTDDTHNVLFINTCLNNMKASQAQLIRITTDRLLEK